In one window of Chryseobacterium phocaeense DNA:
- the tssO gene encoding type VI secretion system TssO codes for MSSNREKKLNKSDVRAGIWKFILSFAVLSAVSFTCLFLFFKSYSIQREGITKDADAYKELMVRGDVLRAQIEKIYERMNQYSINKVENEVFLKTGIMDDVNDAKLIMGKDSVDNFKHYAVLLKQIGPMLALKSDIAGVEYRKRSVLRDLDDCMNKVERANGQLRKDPTRNFTGGRRR; via the coding sequence ATGTCTTCTAACAGGGAAAAAAAATTAAACAAATCTGACGTCAGAGCGGGCATTTGGAAGTTTATTCTTTCCTTCGCTGTTTTGTCAGCAGTATCCTTTACCTGCCTGTTTCTCTTTTTTAAAAGCTACAGCATACAGAGAGAAGGGATTACCAAAGATGCTGATGCCTACAAAGAACTGATGGTTCGTGGTGATGTTCTAAGGGCTCAGATAGAGAAAATCTATGAAAGGATGAACCAATACAGCATTAATAAGGTTGAGAATGAAGTCTTCCTTAAAACCGGTATTATGGATGATGTCAATGATGCAAAACTCATTATGGGCAAAGACAGTGTTGATAATTTTAAGCATTATGCCGTTTTGCTGAAACAGATAGGCCCCATGCTGGCATTGAAAAGTGATATTGCGGGAGTAGAATACAGAAAAAGATCTGTTTTAAGAGATCTGGACGATTGTATGAACAAGGTGGAAAGAGCGAATGGCCAGCTCAGAAAGGATCCTACAAGGAATTTTACAGGAGGAAGAAGAAGGTAA
- a CDS encoding CsgG/HfaB family protein: MKTYTYTRIFFCTFLLCLMQACSSILGLPSDPGRSTMGELTPSTAELRNLPLPKEKIVIGVYKFRDQTGQYKPSENGNNWSTAVPQGTTTILIKALEDSRWFIPIERENIANLLNERQIIRSTRQEYMKDADKNSQSLPPLLYAGILLEGGVISYDSNVLTGGLGARYFGIGASTQYRQDRITIYLRAVSTLNGEILKTVYTSKTILSTSVNGSFFRYIDTERLLEAEVGLTQNEPVQLAVTEAIEKAVRSLIVEGIRDKIWGKASENLTDYQAMINEYNKEQEENAGRTVGNKFPENYRKKVSLFANIEAQKIKDDYVNPEMNAGGKLGVKYFISPNFNIEASGGYFTLENKNIVKKNYVVPELNLEFLLFPKYRLSPYIYGGLGAMFSKYKPQYKAQVGGGLEYMIGNNTGIRASSQYDVGFKDNWEGIVNGKRKDQALRFALGINFYLGNK; encoded by the coding sequence ATGAAAACTTACACTTACACCAGAATTTTTTTCTGTACATTCCTGCTATGCCTCATGCAGGCCTGCAGCTCGATCCTGGGGCTTCCTTCCGATCCCGGGAGATCCACAATGGGGGAACTTACGCCCTCTACTGCAGAACTGAGGAACCTTCCTCTTCCCAAAGAAAAAATTGTCATCGGCGTTTACAAATTCAGGGACCAGACCGGTCAATACAAGCCGTCGGAAAACGGGAATAACTGGAGTACGGCTGTTCCGCAGGGAACTACTACCATTCTGATCAAAGCACTGGAAGACAGCCGGTGGTTTATCCCCATTGAAAGGGAAAATATTGCCAATCTTTTGAACGAAAGACAGATCATCCGGTCTACCAGACAGGAATATATGAAAGACGCCGACAAAAACAGCCAGTCGCTTCCGCCCCTTCTCTATGCAGGAATTCTCCTCGAAGGCGGTGTGATTTCCTATGACAGCAATGTCCTTACAGGTGGTCTCGGCGCGAGGTACTTCGGAATAGGTGCTTCCACGCAGTACCGTCAGGATAGGATCACGATTTATTTACGGGCTGTTTCTACGCTTAACGGTGAGATTCTCAAAACCGTTTATACTTCCAAAACCATTCTTTCTACCAGCGTGAACGGAAGTTTTTTCAGATATATCGATACCGAAAGGCTGCTGGAAGCGGAAGTGGGGCTTACCCAGAATGAACCGGTACAGCTTGCGGTGACTGAGGCTATTGAAAAAGCCGTAAGATCTCTGATTGTTGAAGGCATCAGGGACAAAATATGGGGGAAAGCCTCAGAAAATCTAACGGACTACCAGGCGATGATCAATGAGTACAATAAAGAGCAGGAAGAAAATGCCGGCAGAACAGTAGGGAATAAGTTTCCCGAAAATTACAGAAAGAAGGTTTCCCTTTTTGCCAACATCGAAGCCCAGAAAATCAAAGATGATTATGTAAATCCTGAAATGAATGCAGGCGGAAAACTGGGTGTTAAATATTTTATCAGTCCCAATTTCAATATTGAAGCCAGCGGAGGCTATTTCACCCTGGAGAATAAAAATATTGTGAAAAAAAATTACGTGGTTCCTGAGCTTAATCTCGAATTCCTGCTGTTCCCCAAATACAGATTAAGTCCGTACATCTATGGCGGATTGGGAGCCATGTTTTCCAAATACAAACCGCAGTACAAAGCACAGGTTGGCGGCGGACTGGAATATATGATCGGGAACAATACCGGAATCCGGGCTTCTTCACAATATGATGTCGGGTTTAAAGATAACTGGGAAGGAATAGTGAACGGAAAAAGAAAGGATCAGGCGCTCCGGTTTGCCCTTGGAATCAATTTTTACCTTGGAAACAAATAA
- a CDS encoding carboxypeptidase-like regulatory domain-containing protein, whose translation MKTLIKILSIFILTFCLFSCDEDLIEQAQTGSLKGKVVKRGTNVPISNVKIFTAPTTQTVFSGTDGTFEIAAMPVGNYSVKAELSGYVTNFQGVNIQSQNQVVTVVFEMDDDESLNSPPSAPQLLSPVDNAVNQPLNVELTWTATDPDTADVLRYSLTIKNNLDTQVVQVNDLAANHYSLSNLKFGVSYFWQVSVSDGIHPPVLSSVSKFTTNMVPANRYHYVRKQNGNFVIMSSDQQGNSFQLTNSSYNSWRPRKNNNAGLVAFLRTEGGSTHIYTTNPDGSNPFKVTSVPAAGFNNYEMDFAWSTNGQEIIYSNFNKLYRINKDGSGLNLVYTTPDGSMISECDWSYDGSKIALKTNDYSGYNTKIYIIDMAGSVIKTVVSGTAGAAGGLNFSVDGQMLVFTRDVSGYQDGSGNYRQLDSRIFIYHLISDAVYDISEESEKPFGTNDFDPRFSPNNAQIIFTNTSNDNISQKNVMVIELNSTMTDLSRASLFSNGEMPDYE comes from the coding sequence ATGAAAACTTTAATCAAAATACTCAGCATATTCATCCTTACTTTTTGTCTGTTTTCATGTGATGAAGATCTTATAGAACAGGCTCAGACAGGATCATTGAAAGGAAAAGTGGTGAAAAGAGGCACCAATGTGCCCATTTCTAATGTGAAAATTTTTACAGCACCCACTACACAGACTGTTTTCAGCGGCACAGACGGAACTTTCGAAATCGCTGCAATGCCTGTCGGGAATTATTCCGTAAAGGCTGAATTATCCGGTTATGTCACCAATTTCCAGGGTGTTAATATACAAAGTCAGAATCAGGTGGTTACCGTTGTTTTTGAAATGGACGACGATGAATCCCTTAATTCTCCTCCTTCTGCGCCGCAGCTGCTTAGTCCGGTAGATAATGCGGTGAATCAGCCTTTGAATGTTGAGCTGACGTGGACCGCTACGGATCCCGATACAGCTGATGTTTTAAGATATAGTTTAACAATTAAAAATAATCTTGATACCCAGGTGGTTCAGGTTAATGATTTGGCTGCGAATCACTATTCGCTGTCCAATTTGAAGTTTGGTGTTAGTTACTTCTGGCAGGTGTCTGTTTCGGACGGCATTCACCCGCCAGTTTTAAGTTCTGTCAGTAAGTTCACCACCAATATGGTTCCTGCCAACCGATATCATTATGTGCGGAAACAAAACGGAAACTTTGTGATTATGTCCAGTGATCAGCAGGGAAACAGCTTCCAGTTGACCAACTCATCCTATAACAGCTGGAGGCCGAGGAAAAATAATAATGCAGGACTGGTTGCATTTCTGCGGACTGAGGGCGGAAGTACCCATATTTATACCACAAATCCCGATGGATCCAATCCGTTTAAAGTAACTTCAGTACCGGCAGCCGGTTTTAATAATTATGAAATGGATTTTGCATGGAGCACCAACGGTCAGGAAATCATTTATTCAAATTTCAATAAATTATACAGGATCAATAAAGACGGCAGCGGCCTGAATCTGGTCTACACAACGCCGGACGGCAGCATGATCTCCGAATGCGACTGGAGCTATGACGGAAGTAAAATTGCCCTGAAAACGAATGATTACAGCGGATACAATACCAAAATCTATATTATTGATATGGCCGGAAGTGTAATAAAAACCGTTGTATCAGGAACTGCCGGGGCTGCAGGCGGCCTGAATTTCTCCGTGGACGGACAAATGCTGGTATTTACAAGAGATGTATCAGGTTACCAGGACGGAAGCGGAAACTATCGTCAGCTGGATTCCCGTATCTTCATCTATCATCTCATCAGTGATGCGGTGTACGATATCTCCGAAGAAAGCGAAAAACCATTCGGAACCAATGATTTTGATCCGAGATTCTCCCCGAATAATGCTCAGATTATCTTTACCAACACCTCCAATGACAATATATCCCAGAAAAATGTAATGGTTATCGAACTCAACTCTACTATGACGGATCTTTCCAGAGCGTCTCTGTTCAGTAATGGAGAGATGCCGGATTATGAGTAG
- a CDS encoding response regulator transcription factor, with protein sequence MSKLLSNTLRFSIADSDFYFKKIMIKTLMENPFYMLLNDCNNGHELVNRIYRRQEDVFIIELFMPVLSGIEAIKYIRKNNTETPIVTYSSTYQEDMADILSKIPNIYYCEKKSTIIKDIIKGSVASDSFDYEQYSKEWEQQPLAVQNYMERQKKGQEELNPTEIQLMKFCYEGYSNKEIAEKLNLSTRTIDTYINRLTEKLGLKTKLHLIRFCVENGYYNSSM encoded by the coding sequence GTGAGCAAACTACTATCAAATACATTGCGGTTTTCCATTGCTGACAGTGATTTTTACTTTAAAAAGATCATGATCAAAACCCTTATGGAAAATCCATTCTATATGCTTTTGAATGACTGCAACAATGGGCATGAGCTGGTGAACAGAATCTACAGAAGACAGGAAGATGTATTTATTATAGAACTGTTTATGCCGGTATTAAGCGGGATAGAGGCTATCAAATACATCCGCAAAAACAATACGGAAACGCCAATCGTCACATATTCCAGCACCTATCAGGAAGATATGGCTGATATCCTATCCAAAATCCCCAATATCTATTACTGTGAGAAAAAAAGTACGATCATAAAAGATATTATTAAAGGCAGTGTAGCTTCTGACAGCTTTGATTATGAGCAGTATTCAAAGGAATGGGAACAACAGCCCCTCGCTGTACAAAACTATATGGAGAGGCAGAAAAAAGGCCAGGAAGAGCTTAATCCCACCGAAATACAGCTGATGAAATTCTGCTATGAAGGATACAGCAATAAGGAAATTGCAGAAAAACTAAACCTGAGCACCCGTACTATTGACACTTATATCAACAGGCTTACGGAAAAACTGGGACTGAAAACAAAACTGCATCTCATCCGTTTCTGCGTAGAAAATGGCTACTACAATTCCAGCATGTAG
- a CDS encoding TolB-like translocation protein: MKKIYITALFLLIISLFHAQNSTAITLFNKKLNAFLNVRDFTLSEDGNEAFFTIQSPNQEISQIASIKKDKNNWSEPELVSFNTAYSYMEPFLADHGNRLYFASDRPLDQTKTEKKDFDIWYVERKNKNSAWSEPVNMGKPVNSDMNEFFPSLSDNKNLYFTMDSPAGMGKDDIYFCQWEGGKYSQPKLIDENINSNGYEFNAFVSKKEDFILFTKYNEKGAQGSGDLYISRKGSDGKWQKAENLGVPINTKFMEYCPFYDEKEKVLYFTSKRNSLSPKKFKNISDFQQYINEGENGLSKIYKIPFTLQ, encoded by the coding sequence ATGAAAAAAATATATATTACTGCTCTATTCCTTCTCATCATCAGTTTATTTCATGCTCAAAACTCAACGGCAATTACCCTTTTTAATAAAAAGCTCAACGCATTTCTCAATGTCAGGGATTTTACCCTTTCAGAGGATGGAAATGAAGCTTTCTTCACCATACAAAGTCCTAATCAGGAAATCTCCCAGATAGCCTCCATTAAAAAAGATAAAAATAATTGGTCTGAACCTGAGCTGGTGTCATTCAATACTGCTTATTCTTATATGGAGCCTTTTCTGGCCGATCATGGAAACCGGTTGTACTTCGCATCGGATCGTCCGCTAGACCAGACAAAAACGGAGAAAAAAGATTTTGATATCTGGTATGTGGAAAGAAAAAATAAAAACTCTGCATGGTCTGAACCTGTTAACATGGGAAAACCTGTCAATTCTGATATGAATGAGTTCTTTCCATCCCTCTCTGATAATAAAAATTTATATTTCACCATGGATTCCCCGGCAGGAATGGGAAAAGACGATATTTATTTCTGTCAATGGGAAGGCGGCAAATATTCCCAACCGAAACTCATAGACGAAAATATCAACAGCAACGGATATGAGTTCAATGCATTTGTTTCTAAAAAAGAAGATTTTATCCTCTTCACCAAATACAATGAAAAAGGCGCACAAGGCAGCGGAGATCTTTATATATCCAGAAAAGGTTCCGATGGAAAGTGGCAGAAAGCAGAGAACCTTGGGGTTCCTATCAATACAAAGTTTATGGAGTACTGCCCCTTTTATGATGAAAAAGAAAAAGTCTTATACTTTACCAGCAAAAGAAACAGCTTATCTCCGAAAAAATTCAAAAACATTTCCGATTTTCAGCAATATATCAACGAAGGTGAAAACGGTTTAAGCAAAATTTACAAAATCCCCTTTACCCTACAATAA
- a CDS encoding curli production assembly/transport protein CsgE has translation MMKLSYSLKLCTLFIFLSAAVDGQEDKKVTARIESSVLENQIRLKAVVTNNTAVYKELNYLLISIKKGSAGNLSNNQQGGKFSINPNEVKVLSEINVTLEQKDALKAFLYVKDEETQKLIAKDSLELNTDLFRKKTAKVEEDAVFELKGLTIDETKTKVGKDFYDLFYLQYSQLPDKSSGAVTISELPLRGTSGQISIQIDDKVIYSFMTNPNEDYLKEQLAAGLKYIKEFNAKKNLIKNEFIY, from the coding sequence ATGATGAAACTTTCATATTCCCTGAAACTGTGTACTTTATTTATCTTCCTGTCTGCAGCAGTTGACGGGCAGGAAGATAAAAAAGTAACGGCCAGGATCGAAAGCAGTGTCCTTGAAAATCAGATCAGGCTCAAAGCAGTAGTCACCAACAATACTGCAGTGTATAAAGAACTTAATTACCTTCTGATCTCTATTAAAAAAGGAAGTGCAGGAAACCTTTCCAATAACCAGCAGGGCGGGAAGTTTTCCATCAATCCCAACGAAGTGAAAGTTTTATCGGAAATCAATGTAACTCTTGAGCAGAAAGACGCTTTGAAAGCCTTCCTCTATGTGAAAGATGAAGAAACACAAAAGCTGATCGCAAAGGACAGTCTAGAACTGAATACCGATCTGTTTAGAAAGAAAACAGCTAAAGTGGAAGAAGATGCAGTATTTGAACTGAAGGGGCTTACGATTGATGAGACCAAAACCAAGGTTGGAAAAGATTTTTATGATCTCTTTTATCTTCAGTACAGCCAGCTCCCTGACAAAAGCTCCGGTGCAGTCACCATCTCCGAACTTCCTCTCCGCGGAACCAGCGGCCAGATCAGCATCCAGATTGACGATAAGGTTATTTACAGCTTTATGACCAATCCCAACGAAGATTATCTGAAAGAACAGCTGGCAGCCGGCTTAAAATATATCAAAGAATTTAATGCAAAGAAAAACCTTATTAAAAATGAATTCATTTACTAA
- a CDS encoding T9SS type A sorting domain-containing protein, with product MKKTLLLGLILIIQNVSAQVISKDLTFASNGIFSIGNDDAWSKMIQNSDGSIYFTHNESNSTTGLTDSFLSKLTPYGTLDNSFGTNGKYQLPYYTDESQIKKQADGKFLVIGFHSDDPANINYTDVTRFLANGQIDNSFGSNGTVSLTNLGADINLRGYGLLFQNNKVIVYGESITGSTFNQYRTIYRLNENGSIDTSFGNNGSQTTQGKFIFVDNQSNIISLNPSTDANPNVGQIEKYNSNGLPISGFGNNGVLVLSFSPGFIGAAYMDSNNNIIYSNINAEIGRIIPDGTLDPTFTFDPALLPFSTWISSIIEKNGNYYIGGMAEGANPGYFVSRLTQNGAIDPVFNYFVETDANLTEIGDMIVNDNNIIANGSGYIVKYLLNPANLATADIVKTNSDISFENPVNEDLVYRTQEKINKIEIYSADGKLVKTIKGNHTNVSELLKGVYTAKTTFENGKTMIKKLIKK from the coding sequence ATGAAAAAAACTTTATTATTAGGGCTCATCCTGATTATCCAGAATGTGTCTGCCCAGGTTATTTCAAAAGACCTTACTTTTGCTTCAAACGGTATTTTTTCCATAGGAAACGATGATGCCTGGTCTAAAATGATCCAGAATTCAGATGGGAGCATTTATTTTACTCATAATGAAAGCAACAGCACAACAGGATTAACTGATTCTTTTTTATCAAAACTAACGCCTTACGGAACTTTGGACAATAGTTTCGGAACGAATGGAAAATATCAACTCCCCTATTACACCGATGAGAGCCAGATCAAAAAACAAGCTGACGGAAAATTTTTAGTGATCGGATTTCATTCTGATGATCCGGCGAACATCAATTATACAGATGTTACCAGATTTCTGGCTAATGGCCAGATAGATAATTCCTTTGGAAGCAATGGTACCGTTTCACTCACAAATCTAGGAGCCGACATTAATCTTCGCGGATATGGACTACTTTTTCAAAACAATAAGGTCATAGTTTACGGAGAATCCATTACCGGTTCCACTTTTAACCAATACAGAACTATTTACAGATTAAATGAAAACGGCAGTATTGACACTTCTTTTGGAAACAATGGTTCGCAGACCACCCAGGGAAAATTCATATTCGTAGATAATCAATCCAACATCATTTCTCTCAATCCCAGTACAGATGCTAACCCGAATGTGGGGCAGATTGAAAAATATAATTCCAACGGCTTGCCAATTTCAGGCTTCGGTAATAACGGAGTTTTAGTACTCTCCTTTAGCCCCGGATTCATAGGAGCAGCTTATATGGACAGCAACAATAATATCATTTACTCAAACATCAATGCAGAAATAGGCAGAATAATACCTGATGGAACTTTAGATCCTACTTTTACATTCGATCCCGCACTGCTTCCTTTCTCTACATGGATTTCAAGCATTATTGAAAAGAATGGCAATTATTATATAGGAGGAATGGCAGAAGGTGCAAATCCGGGATATTTTGTTTCCAGGCTTACTCAAAACGGTGCCATAGATCCTGTTTTTAATTATTTCGTAGAAACAGATGCTAACCTGACCGAGATTGGAGATATGATCGTCAACGACAATAATATTATTGCCAACGGATCCGGATATATCGTAAAGTACTTACTAAATCCTGCAAACTTAGCCACTGCAGACATCGTAAAAACCAATTCTGACATTTCTTTTGAAAACCCTGTTAATGAAGATTTAGTATATAGAACACAGGAGAAAATAAACAAAATCGAGATCTATTCTGCAGATGGGAAACTAGTAAAAACGATCAAAGGAAATCACACGAATGTTTCTGAACTGCTTAAAGGAGTATATACCGCAAAAACAACCTTTGAAAACGGAAAAACTATGATTAAAAAACTTATAAAAAAATAG
- a CDS encoding HU family DNA-binding protein → MTKAELVNTISNKLGTEKNETQKVVEAFMQEIRTSMYNGDNVYLRGFGSFIIKTRAAKTGRNISKNTAIEIPAHNIPAFKPSKSFVEKVKTKVAVK, encoded by the coding sequence ATGACAAAGGCAGAATTGGTAAACACCATCTCAAATAAGTTGGGAACAGAAAAGAATGAAACACAGAAAGTTGTAGAAGCTTTTATGCAGGAGATCAGGACTTCTATGTATAATGGAGATAACGTTTATCTGAGAGGTTTTGGATCTTTTATCATTAAAACAAGAGCTGCTAAAACAGGAAGAAATATTTCTAAGAACACTGCAATTGAGATTCCTGCTCACAACATTCCTGCTTTCAAACCTTCAAAATCTTTTGTGGAGAAAGTGAAAACGAAAGTCGCAGTAAAATAA
- a CDS encoding curli production assembly/transport component CsgF, with the protein MKTFIIILTFIAGIFSGKSQQLVYKPVNPAFGGDTFNYQWLLSSANAQNQFDDKDDYSSLLDGINSLDSFSQSLNRQVLSELSRKLFEDQFGEGSIKPGNYLFGSLYLQITTTAQGLLINILDTSSGDQSEIVIPK; encoded by the coding sequence ATGAAAACTTTTATCATTATTTTGACCTTTATTGCGGGTATTTTCTCCGGAAAATCCCAGCAGCTCGTCTATAAGCCCGTTAATCCTGCATTCGGTGGTGATACTTTTAATTACCAGTGGCTTTTAAGTTCGGCAAATGCTCAGAATCAGTTTGATGACAAAGATGATTACAGCAGTTTGCTTGATGGCATTAATTCCCTTGACAGTTTCAGCCAGAGTTTGAACAGGCAGGTGCTGAGTGAGCTGTCCAGGAAATTATTTGAAGATCAGTTCGGGGAGGGCAGTATAAAGCCCGGAAATTATCTTTTCGGATCACTTTATCTGCAGATTACTACTACAGCCCAGGGACTTTTGATCAACATTTTGGATACCAGTTCAGGCGATCAGTCCGAGATCGTTATTCCAAAATAA
- a CDS encoding OsmC family protein encodes MNKEHHYKATIEWTGNKGTGTSGYRNYERSHTIQIENKTLIEGSSDPAFRGDKTKHNPEDLFLSSLSSCHMLWYLHFCSEEGIIVTDYIDEATGIMAENSDGSGQFTSVTLHPAVTVAEESMVEKARELHHKAGQFCFIARSVNFPVKHIPSVLVK; translated from the coding sequence ATGAATAAAGAACACCACTACAAAGCCACCATTGAATGGACAGGAAACAAAGGAACCGGAACCAGTGGCTACAGAAACTACGAAAGAAGCCATACCATTCAGATTGAAAACAAAACACTTATTGAAGGCTCTTCTGATCCCGCATTCCGTGGAGACAAAACAAAACACAATCCCGAAGATCTGTTTCTTTCCTCGCTTTCCTCATGTCATATGCTCTGGTATCTGCATTTCTGTTCCGAAGAGGGCATCATTGTCACTGATTATATTGATGAAGCAACCGGAATTATGGCTGAAAATTCAGATGGAAGCGGGCAATTTACATCCGTCACCTTACATCCGGCAGTCACCGTTGCCGAAGAATCAATGGTGGAAAAAGCCAGAGAATTACATCATAAGGCCGGGCAGTTTTGCTTCATTGCCAGGTCGGTTAATTTTCCGGTTAAACATATCCCCAGTGTGTTAGTTAAATAA
- a CDS encoding Rne/Rng family ribonuclease has protein sequence MKKELIVSHEDDLTKIALLEDGRLCELHEQEDKSEFIVGDLFVGRVKKLAPNLNAAFVNIGYDKDAFLHYQDLGPQYLTYRKFLKDTISKKQSTSSLKNFEIQPEIDKNGTVDKVIAKDDLVLLQITKEPISTKGPRISTQVSLTGRFLVLIPFDNKVSISKKIRTSEEKERLKTLIDSIKPEGFGVIIRTVAEGKKVADLHNDMNQLIQKWESTFKNIQKSKVPARVLSEEDKASAILRDNFNQDFVSIICDDEQMVDDMRNYVEVIAPEKKNIVQFYNSHIPLLEYYNVEKQLKQSFGKHVNIPSSKGAYLVIEHTEALHVVDVNSGNNITTGTAVNKEHALKVNKMAATEIARQLRLRDMGGIIVIDFIDMQNPEHRRDLYEHLKEEMKRDKARHKILPPSKFGLIQITRQRNRPEKQIETKEENPNKDGEIVAPIVIVERMGETLRSILQKEKGKIFLHVHPFVEAYLTKGIKSIQMKWFMKYKKWVTIIPRDSFKYLEYKIYNSKKEELIEFSN, from the coding sequence ATGAAGAAAGAACTAATAGTTTCGCATGAAGATGATCTTACAAAGATCGCGCTACTGGAAGACGGAAGACTATGTGAACTTCATGAGCAAGAGGACAAAAGCGAATTTATAGTTGGAGATCTGTTTGTAGGAAGAGTAAAAAAACTGGCACCCAACCTGAATGCAGCATTCGTAAACATAGGGTACGATAAGGATGCATTTCTTCATTATCAGGATCTGGGCCCTCAATACCTTACCTACAGAAAGTTTTTAAAAGATACCATTTCTAAGAAACAGAGCACTTCAAGCTTAAAAAATTTCGAAATACAACCCGAAATAGACAAAAACGGAACCGTAGACAAAGTCATTGCAAAAGACGATCTGGTTCTGCTTCAAATCACCAAGGAACCAATTTCTACAAAAGGTCCCAGGATCTCTACCCAGGTTTCACTTACAGGACGTTTTCTGGTTCTGATCCCTTTCGACAACAAAGTTTCTATTTCCAAAAAAATCAGGACTTCTGAGGAAAAAGAAAGGCTGAAAACGCTTATCGACAGCATCAAACCTGAAGGTTTCGGGGTGATCATCAGAACGGTAGCGGAAGGAAAGAAAGTGGCAGACCTGCACAATGATATGAATCAGCTGATCCAGAAATGGGAAAGCACCTTCAAAAACATCCAGAAAAGTAAAGTTCCGGCCAGGGTTTTAAGCGAAGAAGACAAAGCTTCAGCTATTTTAAGAGACAATTTCAACCAGGATTTCGTGAGCATCATCTGTGATGATGAACAGATGGTAGACGATATGCGGAATTATGTAGAAGTAATCGCTCCTGAAAAAAAGAATATTGTCCAGTTTTATAATTCCCACATTCCTCTTCTGGAATATTACAACGTAGAAAAACAGCTCAAACAGAGTTTTGGAAAGCACGTTAATATTCCTAGTTCAAAAGGCGCTTATCTTGTTATTGAGCATACGGAAGCACTGCACGTGGTTGACGTAAACTCCGGAAATAACATCACTACCGGAACCGCAGTAAACAAAGAGCACGCTCTGAAAGTAAACAAAATGGCAGCTACTGAAATTGCCAGACAGCTTCGTCTCCGCGATATGGGAGGCATCATTGTAATCGACTTCATCGATATGCAGAACCCTGAACACAGAAGGGATCTGTACGAACATCTTAAGGAAGAAATGAAAAGGGACAAAGCCCGCCACAAAATTCTTCCACCAAGTAAATTCGGGCTCATCCAGATTACCAGACAGAGAAACCGTCCGGAAAAACAGATCGAGACCAAAGAAGAAAACCCGAACAAAGACGGAGAAATTGTAGCTCCTATTGTCATCGTGGAAAGAATGGGTGAAACCCTGAGAAGCATCCTTCAGAAAGAGAAAGGAAAAATCTTCCTGCATGTACATCCGTTCGTGGAAGCCTACCTTACCAAAGGTATCAAAAGTATCCAGATGAAATGGTTTATGAAATACAAAAAATGGGTAACCATCATCCCAAGGGATTCTTTTAAATATTTAGAATACAAGATTTACAATTCCAAAAAAGAAGAATTGATTGAGTTTTCTAATTAA
- a CDS encoding response regulator transcription factor, whose product MMKPRLTIFDEPLLYTEGLSKLLSQSKIFNTIDICNSYEPLFEQLKEAPPEILVISSNMLMLTDIFRLVEDITSKDKKIKIIVIGNSYDMADIRKLFNKGIKSYLDKNSRYDEFLKSINALLLNEIYICDSAKERMINFISSEEGKPNPHIKEPLTRREMEILKLICDGFSSKDICEKLFISINTVETHRKRILLKLNAKNSVGIVKYALENHIID is encoded by the coding sequence ATGATGAAACCGAGATTAACCATCTTTGATGAGCCGCTGCTGTATACAGAAGGCTTATCAAAACTGCTCTCCCAGAGCAAAATTTTCAATACGATTGATATTTGTAATTCTTATGAACCCCTATTTGAACAGTTAAAAGAAGCCCCTCCTGAAATCCTTGTGATAAGCTCCAATATGCTGATGCTTACCGATATTTTCAGGCTTGTAGAAGACATCACTTCAAAAGACAAAAAAATCAAGATTATTGTGATTGGCAATAGTTATGATATGGCAGACATCCGGAAGCTTTTCAACAAAGGCATAAAAAGCTATCTCGATAAAAACAGCAGGTATGATGAATTCCTGAAATCCATCAATGCATTGCTGCTCAATGAGATCTACATCTGTGACAGCGCAAAAGAAAGAATGATCAACTTTATAAGCAGTGAGGAAGGAAAACCCAATCCCCACATCAAAGAACCATTAACACGCAGAGAAATGGAGATCCTTAAACTGATATGCGACGGCTTCAGCAGCAAGGATATTTGTGAAAAACTCTTTATCAGTATCAACACTGTAGAAACCCACCGCAAAAGGATCCTCCTGAAACTAAACGCAAAAAATTCTGTAGGAATAGTAAAATATGCCTTAGAAAACCACATAATAGATTGA